Genomic DNA from Providencia sp. PROV188:
GCCGTAGAATTGGCATGATCTTTCAGCACTTCAACTTATTATCTTCACGCACTGTGTTTGATAACGTGTCGTTGCCATTAGAATTAGACAATACACCGAAAGAGATCATTAAACAGCGCGTTGATGAATTATTAGAGTTAGTCGGTTTATCTGAAAAGAAAGATGCTTATCCAGCAAACCTTTCTGGTGGTCAAAAACAGCGTGTGGCTATTGCCCGTGCCTTAGCAAACTCACCAAAAGTATTACTGTGTGATGAAGCAACAAGTGCATTAGATCCAGCAACGACGCGCTCTATTTTAGAATTATTGAAAGATATCAACCGTCGCTTAGGTTTAACCATCTTATTGATCACCCATGAGATGGATGTCGTGAAACGTATTTGTGACCAAGTGGCAGTGATCAGTGGCGGTCAGCTTATTGAGCAAGATAAAGTGAGTGAAGTTTTCTCTCACCCTAAAACGCCAGTTGCTCAAGCATTTATTAAGTCAACGTTAGTTATTGATATTCCTGATGACTATAAAGAACGTTTGCAGCCAGAGTCGGGTAAAGATCTCTCTCCGTTATTGAAACTGGAATTCACAGGGCAATCGGTGGATGCGCCATTAATCTCAATGGCCGTACGTAAATTTGATATCGATATTAATATCTTAAGCTCTCAGATTGATTATGCCGGTGGCGTTAAATTCGGTGTAATGCTGGCTGAATTACACGGCTTAGAAAATGGCATTGAGTCCACTATTACATTTTTGAAAGAGCACCATGTGAAAGTTGAGGTTTTAGGTTATGTCTGAGGGAATGATTTCACTGCTTATTTCAGGAACGATTGATACCATTATCATGACTTTCGTTTCTGCAATTTTAGGTTTTATTTTAGGTATCCCGACAGGCGTCCTACTTTATGTCACTCGTCGTGGGCAAGTCATGGAAAATACCGTTCTGTATAGCGTTATTTCTGCTGTCGTGAACATATTCCGTTCAATACCGTTTATTATTTTATTAGTCTGGATCAGCCCTTTTACCAAATTCATTGTAGGTTCTGCGATTGGTATTGAAGGTGCGATTGTTCCATTAACTGTTGGCGCAATTCCGTTTATTGCTCGCATGGTTGAAAACGCATTATTAGAAGTGCCGAATGGTTTAATTGAAGCATCACGCGCTATGGGTGCAACTCCGTTACAGATTATTCGCAAAGTATTACTGCCAGAATCTTTACCGGGGTTAATTAACGCAGCAACCATTACATTAATTATGTTAGTCGGTTATTCCGCAATGGGCG
This window encodes:
- the metN gene encoding methionine ABC transporter ATP-binding protein MetN; translated protein: MIKLSNINKVFQQGNRNIQALTDISLHVPAGQIYGVIGASGAGKSTLIRCVNMLERPTSGQVIVDGQDLTSLPEKEVTKARRRIGMIFQHFNLLSSRTVFDNVSLPLELDNTPKEIIKQRVDELLELVGLSEKKDAYPANLSGGQKQRVAIARALANSPKVLLCDEATSALDPATTRSILELLKDINRRLGLTILLITHEMDVVKRICDQVAVISGGQLIEQDKVSEVFSHPKTPVAQAFIKSTLVIDIPDDYKERLQPESGKDLSPLLKLEFTGQSVDAPLISMAVRKFDIDINILSSQIDYAGGVKFGVMLAELHGLENGIESTITFLKEHHVKVEVLGYV
- the metI gene encoding methionine ABC transporter permease MetI, with protein sequence MSEGMISLLISGTIDTIIMTFVSAILGFILGIPTGVLLYVTRRGQVMENTVLYSVISAVVNIFRSIPFIILLVWISPFTKFIVGSAIGIEGAIVPLTVGAIPFIARMVENALLEVPNGLIEASRAMGATPLQIIRKVLLPESLPGLINAATITLIMLVGYSAMGGAVGSGGLGQIAMQYGYYTYNPLVMNTVLVLLIVLVFIIQFTGEYLMKKVSHK